A genome region from Triticum aestivum cultivar Chinese Spring chromosome 2B, IWGSC CS RefSeq v2.1, whole genome shotgun sequence includes the following:
- the LOC123042459 gene encoding uncharacterized protein isoform X2: MRTSLMVLASLLLLLVLVTTAHGIRLDRHLHEALDNKERLAGQLTKPNGAADSAGSKPCTADGNCSGKAKKPPSPHAHAETDDDASAKHQIPPKRNDGNAQVTSHGGDQEEPTLPQKKKWSRRALPRRPKQQETRTYPDLIDIAGMDYSPAARKPPIHN; this comes from the exons ATGAGGACTTCATTGATGGTcctggcctctctcctcctcctcctggttcTGGTTACAACAGCACATG GGATTCGGCTGGACAGGCACCTGCATGAAGCACTGGACAACAAG GAACGACTGGCCGGGCAGCTAACCAAACCCAATGGCGCCGCTGATTCGGCAGGCAGCAAGCCCTGCACGGCCGATGGGAATTGCTCAG GAAAGGCGAAAAAGCCACCGTCGCCGCACGCTCACGCCGAAACGGACGACGACGCATCAGCGAAGCATCAG ATACCCCCGAAGAGGAACGACGGCAACGCGCAGGTGACCAGCCACGGTGGCGATCAGGAGGAGCCGACGCTGCCGCAGAAGAAGAAATGGTCCCGCCGGGCGCTTCCGCGGCGGCCAAAGCAGCAGGAGACGAGGACGTACCCGGACCTGATCGACATCGCCGGGATGGACTACTCGCCGGCCGCCAGAAAGCCCCCCATCCACAACTGA
- the LOC123042459 gene encoding uncharacterized protein isoform X1 has translation MRTSLMVLASLLLLLVLVTTAHGIRLDRHLHEALDNKQERLAGQLTKPNGAADSAGSKPCTADGNCSGKAKKPPSPHAHAETDDDASAKHQIPPKRNDGNAQVTSHGGDQEEPTLPQKKKWSRRALPRRPKQQETRTYPDLIDIAGMDYSPAARKPPIHN, from the exons ATGAGGACTTCATTGATGGTcctggcctctctcctcctcctcctggttcTGGTTACAACAGCACATG GGATTCGGCTGGACAGGCACCTGCATGAAGCACTGGACAACAAG CAGGAACGACTGGCCGGGCAGCTAACCAAACCCAATGGCGCCGCTGATTCGGCAGGCAGCAAGCCCTGCACGGCCGATGGGAATTGCTCAG GAAAGGCGAAAAAGCCACCGTCGCCGCACGCTCACGCCGAAACGGACGACGACGCATCAGCGAAGCATCAG ATACCCCCGAAGAGGAACGACGGCAACGCGCAGGTGACCAGCCACGGTGGCGATCAGGAGGAGCCGACGCTGCCGCAGAAGAAGAAATGGTCCCGCCGGGCGCTTCCGCGGCGGCCAAAGCAGCAGGAGACGAGGACGTACCCGGACCTGATCGACATCGCCGGGATGGACTACTCGCCGGCCGCCAGAAAGCCCCCCATCCACAACTGA